One Gemmatimonadota bacterium genomic window carries:
- the ispG gene encoding (E)-4-hydroxy-3-methylbut-2-enyl-diphosphate synthase produces MEMTYPRRQTREVRVGNVTVGGAHPIAVQSMITENTRDVAACVDAIVRLHELGCEIVRVTTPTLADAHSLREIKHTLDLRGVNVPLVADVHHQGTRIAEEVARSVDKVRINPGLFVFQRLVDTIEYTQEEFEAARRKVEEDLAPVIEVCRERDIAMRIGVNHGSLSDRMTVTYGDTPLGMVESALEFIRVCEARDYRNLIVSLKASRVPVMIQANRLMASRMDEEGMDYPLHLGVTEAGDGEYARIKSTSGIGTLLAEGLGDTIRVSLAEDPANEIPVCYDILQSLGLRRTKVEFIACPSCGRTKFNLENVLAEVKAATDHLAGLDIAVMGCIVNGPGEMADADYGYVGRANGIISLYRGRECVKMSVPQEQGVHELVDLIKSDGRWVDP; encoded by the coding sequence ATGGAGATGACTTACCCGCGGCGACAGACGCGTGAAGTACGCGTAGGAAATGTCACGGTCGGCGGCGCGCATCCGATTGCCGTGCAATCGATGATCACGGAGAACACGCGGGACGTGGCGGCGTGTGTGGATGCGATCGTCCGTTTGCACGAACTCGGTTGTGAAATCGTGCGGGTGACCACGCCTACGCTGGCGGATGCCCACAGCCTGCGCGAAATCAAGCATACCCTCGACCTGCGGGGCGTGAACGTGCCCCTGGTTGCCGATGTGCATCACCAAGGCACCCGGATAGCCGAGGAAGTCGCCCGGTCCGTCGACAAGGTTCGTATCAACCCGGGCCTTTTCGTGTTCCAGCGGCTGGTCGATACCATCGAGTACACCCAGGAAGAATTCGAAGCGGCAAGACGGAAAGTGGAGGAAGACCTGGCACCGGTTATCGAGGTCTGCCGGGAGCGGGACATCGCCATGCGCATCGGCGTGAACCACGGCTCCCTGTCGGACCGCATGACGGTGACCTATGGAGACACGCCACTCGGCATGGTGGAGTCCGCGCTGGAATTCATCCGGGTCTGCGAGGCCCGGGACTACCGAAACCTGATCGTTTCGCTCAAGGCGTCCCGCGTGCCCGTCATGATCCAGGCCAACCGGCTCATGGCGAGCCGTATGGACGAAGAAGGCATGGACTATCCCCTGCATCTCGGCGTCACCGAGGCCGGCGACGGCGAGTATGCCAGGATCAAGTCCACATCGGGCATCGGCACGCTGCTGGCCGAAGGGCTCGGTGACACCATCCGCGTATCACTCGCCGAGGATCCGGCCAACGAAATCCCGGTCTGTTACGATATCCTCCAGTCGCTGGGCCTGCGCCGCACCAAGGTCGAGTTCATCGCATGTCCTTCCTGCGGGCGGACCAAGTTCAACCTGGAAAACGTGCTGGCGGAAGTAAAGGCGGCCACCGACCACCTCGCGGGCCTCGATATCGCGGTCATGGGATGCATCGTCAATGGTCCCGGAGAGATGGCCGATGCCGACTACGGCTATGTCGGACGGGCCAACGGGATCATCTCGCTTTACCGAGGGCGGGAATGCGTCAAGATGAGCGTTCCGCAGGAACAAGGTGTCCACGAACTGGTCGACCTGATCAAATCGGATGGCCGTTGGGTAGATCCTTAG
- a CDS encoding citrate synthase, translating into MPDTLTVIDNRTGKKYEIPIQYGTYPRYGAAIPTTVFRQIKVSEDDFGLLGYDPAFTNTASCRSSITHIDGEKGILRYRGYPIEDLAVQSSFLEVAFLIVHGMLPTRTELDEWSYDITHHAIVHENIKKFMDGFRYDAHPMGILISTVAALSTFYPEAKQIRDAAIRNEQIHRLIAKIPTIAAFAYRHSQGFPYTYPDNGLGYCGNFLSMMYKMTEKYTPDPVLEKALDVVFILHVDHEQNCSANAMRSVGSSLPDPYVSVAAAAAGLYGPLHGGANEQVLHMLQEIGHISRVPAYIKKVKQGDIRLMGFGHRVYKNYDPRAKILKEMTHRVLGVTEKNTLLDVAVELERIALEDDYFVNRQLYPNVDFYSGLIYQAMGFPLEMFPVLFAIPRTVGWLAQWAEMLDDPEQKIARPRQIYTGDDVCQYVPIEDR; encoded by the coding sequence ATGCCTGACACGTTGACGGTCATCGACAACCGGACCGGCAAGAAATACGAGATCCCGATCCAGTACGGGACCTATCCCAGGTACGGCGCCGCGATCCCCACCACGGTCTTTCGACAGATCAAGGTGTCCGAAGACGACTTCGGGCTGCTGGGTTACGACCCGGCATTCACCAACACCGCCTCCTGCCGGAGCAGCATAACCCACATCGACGGGGAAAAGGGTATCCTGCGTTACCGGGGCTACCCCATCGAGGACCTGGCGGTCCAAAGTTCCTTTTTGGAAGTCGCCTTCCTGATCGTCCACGGCATGCTGCCGACCCGGACCGAGCTGGACGAATGGTCCTACGACATCACCCATCACGCGATCGTCCATGAGAATATCAAGAAGTTCATGGACGGGTTCCGTTACGACGCCCATCCCATGGGGATCCTGATCAGCACGGTCGCCGCGCTTTCCACTTTCTACCCGGAAGCGAAGCAGATCCGCGACGCGGCCATCCGCAACGAACAGATCCACCGGCTCATCGCCAAGATTCCGACCATCGCGGCCTTCGCATACCGGCACAGCCAGGGGTTCCCCTACACCTATCCGGACAACGGCCTGGGGTACTGCGGAAACTTCCTGTCCATGATGTACAAGATGACGGAGAAATACACCCCCGATCCCGTGCTGGAAAAGGCCCTGGACGTGGTATTCATCCTGCACGTGGACCACGAGCAGAACTGCAGCGCCAACGCGATGCGGAGCGTCGGCAGTTCGCTGCCCGATCCCTACGTGTCCGTGGCCGCCGCCGCCGCCGGCCTGTACGGTCCGCTGCACGGCGGCGCGAACGAGCAGGTGCTGCACATGCTGCAGGAAATCGGGCACATCAGCCGCGTGCCCGCTTACATCAAGAAGGTCAAACAGGGTGATATACGGCTCATGGGGTTCGGCCACCGGGTGTACAAGAACTACGATCCCCGGGCCAAGATCCTCAAGGAGATGACCCACCGGGTACTGGGCGTGACCGAGAAGAACACGCTGCTGGACGTCGCCGTGGAACTCGAGCGGATCGCCCTTGAAGACGATTATTTCGTCAACCGGCAACTCTATCCGAACGTCGACTTCTATTCGGGTCTCATCTACCAGGCCATGGGTTTTCCGCTCGAAATGTTCCCGGTGCTCTTCGCCATACCCCGCACCGTGGGCTGGCTGGCCCAGTGGGCGGAGATGCTGGACGACCCGGAGCAGAAAATCGCCCGTCCCCGCCAGATCTATACCGGCGACGACGTCTGTCAGTACGTTCCGATCGAAGACCGTTAG
- a CDS encoding amidohydrolase family protein, which translates to MVRPGQGLRHTGHGPVRIQYRFPARLHRGRRVPGHAGSAFRNGNRGPRGRAAVRILGVQCGFFRELPKGHGKERGLIVDTHTHFYDPTRPQGVPWPDPGDAFLYRRIMPEDFKGEARSEGVTGTVVVEASAWVEDNRWILDLAEEDPFLLGLVGHLEPPDEDFESDLDRFAAHDLFYGIRLGKVPVEDPAYLKALDQLAAHDLTLDLLVGKEWLAGVTACADRFPGLRIVLNHLAHVPVTGGRPDEEWIAGITSAAAYPNVFCKISGMVELARDDPTPEDPAYYKPVLDVLWNAFGESRLLYASNWPVSWRFASYRQVQALAMACFEPRGSEALEKIMGKNSREAYRWVPRS; encoded by the coding sequence CTGGTGCGTCCTGGGCAGGGACTACGGCATACGGGCCATGGCCCGGTACGGATACAATATCGTTTTCCTGCGCGACTGCACCGCGGGCGTCGAGTTCCCGGACACGCTGGATCAGCTTTTCGTAACGGAAATCGCGGTCCGCGAGGTCGAGCAGCAGTTCGGATTCTCGGCGTCCAATGCGGATTTTTTCGAGAGTTGCCGAAAGGTCACGGAAAGGAACGCGGATTGATCGTCGACACCCACACCCACTTTTACGATCCCACCCGGCCGCAAGGCGTGCCCTGGCCCGATCCCGGCGACGCGTTCCTGTACCGGCGCATCATGCCGGAGGACTTCAAGGGCGAGGCGCGGTCCGAAGGCGTCACGGGCACGGTCGTGGTGGAAGCCAGCGCCTGGGTGGAGGACAACCGGTGGATACTGGACCTGGCCGAGGAAGACCCCTTCCTCCTGGGCCTGGTGGGTCACCTGGAACCACCGGACGAAGATTTCGAATCCGACCTGGACCGTTTTGCCGCCCATGACCTCTTCTACGGCATCCGGTTGGGGAAGGTGCCCGTCGAAGATCCGGCGTATCTCAAGGCACTGGATCAACTCGCCGCCCACGACCTCACGCTGGATCTGCTCGTGGGCAAGGAGTGGCTGGCCGGGGTGACCGCCTGCGCCGACCGTTTCCCCGGTCTCAGGATCGTGCTGAACCACCTCGCCCACGTGCCGGTAACCGGCGGCCGCCCGGACGAGGAATGGATCGCCGGCATCACCTCCGCCGCGGCCTATCCCAACGTATTCTGCAAGATATCGGGCATGGTGGAACTGGCGCGGGACGATCCTACGCCGGAGGACCCGGCCTACTATAAACCGGTCCTCGATGTGCTCTGGAACGCCTTCGGGGAGAGCCGGCTGCTTTATGCCAGCAACTGGCCGGTATCCTGGAGATTCGCTTCCTACCGCCAGGTGCAGGCACTGGCCATGGCCTGCTTCGAACCGAGAGGTTCGGAAGCCCTGGAAAAAATCATGGGTAAGAACAGCAGGGAAGCCTACAGATGGGTGCCGCGAAGCTGA
- a CDS encoding cysteine hydrolase — translation MRSSSDCSKMAGPGTRNRHNQRRRQAKMADNPAVLDLNVRYFQDSTPADVPCREEHFIRREFRMSLPVEQTALVLVDLWNTHFIDSWIERAARVTREAIVPAIEMSRKAGLPVIHAPSPEVARQFPQSTRNPAAPAPPRGGADWPPPEFRSREGVYQAYQGPRSQPPGIGLHWDPISDGLTVSPAVEIRDEDVVITTGAELHEVLAERNVLHLIYAGFATNWCVLGRDYGIRAMARYGYNIVFLRDCTAGVEFPDTLDQLFVTEIAVREVEQQFGFSASNADFFESCRKVTERNAD, via the coding sequence ATGAGATCGTCCAGCGATTGCAGCAAGATGGCCGGGCCGGGGACCAGGAACCGTCACAACCAAAGACGAAGGCAGGCAAAAATGGCAGATAACCCGGCCGTACTCGACCTGAATGTGCGGTATTTCCAGGACAGCACCCCCGCCGACGTGCCCTGCAGGGAAGAGCATTTCATCCGCCGGGAGTTCCGCATGAGCCTGCCCGTCGAACAGACGGCGCTCGTCCTGGTGGACCTGTGGAACACCCATTTCATCGACAGCTGGATCGAACGGGCCGCCCGGGTCACGCGGGAGGCGATCGTGCCGGCCATCGAGATGAGCCGGAAGGCCGGCCTGCCGGTGATCCACGCCCCGTCGCCCGAAGTAGCGCGGCAGTTTCCCCAGTCGACCCGGAACCCGGCGGCGCCGGCACCACCGCGCGGCGGCGCGGACTGGCCGCCCCCGGAGTTTCGAAGCAGGGAAGGTGTGTACCAGGCCTACCAGGGACCCCGGAGCCAGCCCCCGGGCATCGGACTTCACTGGGACCCCATCAGCGACGGCCTGACGGTGTCGCCGGCCGTGGAGATCCGCGACGAAGACGTGGTGATTACCACCGGCGCCGAGCTGCACGAGGTGCTGGCAGAACGGAACGTGCTCCATCTGATCTACGCCGGTTTCGCCACCAACTGGTGCGTCCTGGGCAGGGACTACGGCATACGGGCCATGGCCCGGTACGGATACAATATCGTTTTCCTGCGCGACTGCACCGCGGGCGTCGAGTTCCCGGACACGCTGGATCAGCTTTTCGTAACGGAAATCGCGGTCCGCGAGGTCGAGCAGCAGTTCGGATTCTCGGCGTCCAATGCGGATTTTTTCGAGAGTTGCCGAAAGGTCACGGAAAGGAACGCGGATTGA